The Bacteroidales bacterium DNA window TACCCGAATTGATCTGCGAGAAGTTGATGATAGGAGTAACAATCCCGGGTGCAGAGTATTTCCCGACGCTTTTTATGTAGTAGGTATAATTTGTCCCATTTTCCAATCCGGCGTCCTGGTAAGCATTCTGCAGACTGAATCCTATGGAATCAAATGCAAGCGTTTCAGGGTTTTGTCTGAATACAGTATAAAAATCATTTTGCCAGGGAGCATTCACATTCCAGGTAAGATTCAGTGAACGGTCACTTGGTTCGATGTTCAGAAAAATTGACCGGGCAATCTGCGTGGAACCAATGAAAACCCGGCTGGTGAGTGGCTGACTGTAAAAATCAATACGGTAAATGAAAGTAACATCCCTTGTGTTCAGCCCTTTGTCGATATAAAGCGTATCGTTGATATTTAAGGTGGAATCCACGCTGCTGAAGGCGCCCGGGTTCTCTGCTGTCGCCCGGTTAATGATGTAATGATAAGGCGAAGGGAACTGAATTGTATCCAACTCGGTGGGTTTAGACCAGCCAAGAAAAATCTCACCGGCGCCGTTGCTGGTTACTTCAACAGAAACGTTTGTAATGATAGGTACGTCCTTGTTCAGGCTGGCACATGCCTCGGCAGAGGCAATACTTATGCTCCCGTCAGCAAAAGTGGCCACTAGGATGTAGCAGTAATCAATACCGTGAATCAGTCCGAGGCTGTTGTTGTCATCAATAAATGCAGTATCATTGATTCCCTGGATTGTGGCTATTTTTTCATATCCTGTATAGGTAGGAACCCCAGTTTCACAATGCTCTGGCATAAAACCATAATAGCCGTTGCGCCGGTACAATTCGTACCCAAAACACTGGTTGCAGGTCGCTTTATTCCAACTTACATGAATGGTATTACCGGCAGGTGTTGCAGTAAGGTTATCGGGTGGCGGGCTTATTACCTGAATACTTACTGTTTTGATATCAACAAGCTGAGGGAAATTCATTGTATCCTTTGCAGTAAAAACAACCTGATAAGGCTGTAATTGCAAATGGGAACAAACCGGTGTCCAACTGAAAACCGAACTCACCTCCCCCTGCCCGTAAACAGGCGGAAAACTCGCCGGGCTCTCATTCTGAATGAATGGACCACCAAGTGCACGTAATGTTAACCAGTCGTTGTTTGGATCATTCGCTGTCACATTAAAAGTCAGCGTTTCACCAATTATTACGCAGGTATCAGTTAATGTCCCTATTTGTGGTGGCTGATTGGTGCAGGCAATGATGGTAATTTGCATGTCGCGGGTTACATAGCCAATTCTGACGCCACTCCGCCATTCTTCAATAATAAAAGCAATATTGTATTCGCCCTGCAGCAACGGTTTATCCCATAAAATTGTCCCCGTAATGGAGTCGATTTCGAAAGTGGTTGTTACAGTGGGGTTAATTTCATTTGGTAAAACATAACCAGGTATAGGCAAACCCGATGCACCCCGACAAGCCACCAAATTGTATGAAAGACTGTCGCCATCCACATCATAAGCCACAGGATTATGCAGATAAAGGCTGTTCACACAGCCATTATCTACAGGTGGCGCCAGAAGTTGTACCGAGTTATTGGGGCCAAGAAAAGGATTAATCACCAACTCGGTTTGAAGAAAAAACGGGACATTCACTGAGTTTGGAATGTTGAGCACACCATAGTTCCTGTTAGGGTCTTCAAGGGTGATCAAATACGCTCCCTGGCCTGGAAATGTGTGTATCGCACCTGCATAAACATTTCTACTGATGTTGTTGGGGAGATTGATTTTTTGTGTACGTTGAACCATCGAACTTCCTCCATCACCCCAAAAAATGCGTAATTCCGGACGATCAGCAGGACTGGGAGTGTAGGTGTAAGTCACAATCGTGAATTCGTATTTGAGGTCTGACAGCGCTTTGTAAGTGATCTCGCCTGCCCGCTGATGGGTGGCAAAAACCATTTGGTTAAGAAGTACAATAAAGAATAGGAAAAGTATCTTTTTCATCAACTTGGCACGCCGTTTTAGCGGTTTCAAAAATATTAAAAAACGATGAGTAGTAATTTCTGCTCTTGTAAACATGAATAATTAAAAAAATTAACGCAAAAAAAAGTGGTTCAGATACAAATTTCTTGCTGTGTTGAGTGGTTTTCGTAAATTTGTTGACTTTCCCGAAATCAATGGTTTTGAAGAGTAACTTATGTACGACGCCGACGAACGCAAAGAAATAGTCAAAAGATACCGCGAGCTTTTAAAAAGCTGGAAGCATCGCCGCAACAAGGAGGAAGCCCAGATGGTGCGAAAAGCCTTCAACCTTGCAGTGGAGGCACACAACGGGATGAGGCGCCGCTCTAAAGAGCCGTATGTTTACCATCCGCTTGAAGTAGCGATGATCTGTGCCAAAGACATGCGACTGGATGCCACCTCGATTGCCTGTGCCTTAATTCATGATGTTGTAGAAGATACTGATGTCACACTTGAGGACATTGAACGTATTTTCAATCCAAGAATCGCGACAATTATCAGTGGACTTACCAAAATAAAGGATGTGCTGGACGATGGAACCCGCTCCTTCCAGGCCGAGTACTTCAAACAGATGATCCTGACACTAGTTGAGGATATGCGGGTGATTATGATCAAACTGGCCGACCGCCTGCACAACATGCGCACACTCGAGCACATGAGCCGCGATAAACAACTCAAAATTTCCTCTGAAACTCTCGTCCTGTATGCACCCCTTGCTTACCGGATGGGACTTTACAACATAAAAACCGAACTTGAAGACCTCTCTCTAAAATTTACCGAACCTGAAGTGTATACACATATCCATCAGCAGGTTGAAAACACTGAAAAGGACAGAACAAGATTCA harbors:
- a CDS encoding gliding motility-associated C-terminal domain-containing protein → MKKILFLFFIVLLNQMVFATHQRAGEITYKALSDLKYEFTIVTYTYTPSPADRPELRIFWGDGGSSMVQRTQKINLPNNISRNVYAGAIHTFPGQGAYLITLEDPNRNYGVLNIPNSVNVPFFLQTELVINPFLGPNNSVQLLAPPVDNGCVNSLYLHNPVAYDVDGDSLSYNLVACRGASGLPIPGYVLPNEINPTVTTTFEIDSITGTILWDKPLLQGEYNIAFIIEEWRSGVRIGYVTRDMQITIIACTNQPPQIGTLTDTCVIIGETLTFNVTANDPNNDWLTLRALGGPFIQNESPASFPPVYGQGEVSSVFSWTPVCSHLQLQPYQVVFTAKDTMNFPQLVDIKTVSIQVISPPPDNLTATPAGNTIHVSWNKATCNQCFGYELYRRNGYYGFMPEHCETGVPTYTGYEKIATIQGINDTAFIDDNNSLGLIHGIDYCYILVATFADGSISIASAEACASLNKDVPIITNVSVEVTSNGAGEIFLGWSKPTELDTIQFPSPYHYIINRATAENPGAFSSVDSTLNINDTLYIDKGLNTRDVTFIYRIDFYSQPLTSRVFIGSTQIARSIFLNIEPSDRSLNLTWNVNAPWQNDFYTVFRQNPETLAFDSIGFSLQNAYQDAGLENGTNYTYYIKSVGKYSAPGIVTPIINFSQINSGTPTDNVPPCPPVLDVLSNCETVENKLNWANPPQCPEDIEKYYIFFSPFELQELVKIDSVMDANTTEFIHTNLSSIAGCYAVAAIDSAGNLSEMSNMVCVDITVCGTYRLPNVFTPNEDGYNDYYKAFSFTSVESISLTIFNRWGRIVYETTDPGFKWDGKNQENNKDCSDGVYFYVCDVFEIQLEGLTKRTLTGSVTIMR